The segment GATCAAAGCACGGGAGTGCAGGAATGTaggaaatactttaaaatgctCTCAAAGAAACTTTCTCAGCTTCCTGATAGATGTACTCTGAAAACTGGGCAGTACAACATAAAGTAAGGCTTCTCTTCTGTATatgtaacttcttttttataCGTAGCATCCTTTATCTGTCTGTGAAGTTAACACTTGTACGCTAGAAATGGTTAATCAAAATAACTGTAGAATCACCACGGTTGGGAAggacctccaaggtcatccaaTCCAACCGTCCGCCtgccaccagtatttccccaccTAACCATGTCCTAAACACTGACTAAAACtaaattgattttcttctagAATAGAGTTTGACTTTTCAGTAAGCATTAATTCCTTTGTTATCCcagttttttgcttttctgattgtAGAGTATGAGATTAAACTAGTGAAGCTGCCTGTTACCCAGATAGAGATTTGCAattctggatttgttttctcAATTACAGCTTTATCAGTTCTCTGGGAGTAAGTTACATGATGTTGTGCACTGAAAACTATCCCAGTGTTTTGGCTTTCTGCTTCCTGGATGAGCTTCAGAAAGAGTTCATCACTACCTACAATATGATGAAGACAAACACTGCTGTCAGACCGTATTGTTTTATAGAGTTTGGTAAggatctgatttcttttcatgctCATTCTCACACTGACTCAAATGCTTATTTAAATAGATATGCAACTTaatatacacaaaacaaaagtaCACAAGGCAGCTTGTAGCTGTGCTTCAGGTGGATTTGGAATCTGATGTAACTCCCATTAGGCTcagtttaaaaggaaacaacttCTCTGGGCTTTAAATTAGGCTACTGGAGTTTTATGCAAACTCATTCAGGTAGGTTTTGGTTCATACCTTGTGTGACCAAATCCAGAGTTCAGCTTCTCCTAGTTAATCATACACAGAGCTGATGACTTTGTACCTGTTGGCATACTGAACCTGTAAAGGCATGGAGCTTCATAAACTTCTCAAGTAAAAGATTGCGATTTCTTGTTGGCTCTTGGCTATGCTGCAGTTTTTGTTTGGTGCATGGAAGGGaggtatttttatttgcctGATGGTAGGCATTTAATCTTCTGTCACGCAAGCTCCTGATACAACTAATCTCGTATAAACCTGGTTGCAGCTCTTATGGATTCAGTTAATATCTGTTGCTTTAATACTGTAAGTTGTGTGTTATTTTAAGTATTCTTATAAATGcctcacagcaaaaaaaacaacagttttaaagGAGGTTATGATACATATAAATATCTAACTAATATCGAGGAAATAATCTAGTTAATTTCTATCTGTAATTCACTCAGTCCATTAGTAACAATGTTTGTGTAATGTTTGTTTATAAAGATTTCCTTGAAAATTTTTCTATGCTTTCATTTTACTAATTGTTGAGTTAGAACGTATGGCTATTACAGTCTTTATATTGGTATAATgtagcattgtttttctctgcctgaATGTTTTGCAAGTACGTTTCATACCCAAGTTTATACTTGAATTCAGGAGTTAATTTTCTCATAAGGAGATTTACCAACCTAGCAGAAAAGCTAGAATAAGTGCAGTAAATCTATTGTATTAGCAATTCTTTCAGTATCATGCAGTGAAACATGTTGAGTTTATTCACAATTATAAAGTAATTAGCTTTCTagagattcattttttttttctgcagaattaaatAGCACATGATATATTAGtcacaaaactgaaatagtATTGGAATGTTCCAAGTTAAATGTAGGCATTTCAAACCATCTATTGAAATTTGGGAACTAGGTAGCGCATAAAGCTGCATGGTTTGGGATTACTTTAGGAACAGAAGCCCATAAGGATATAActttgattttacattttacGCAGATAATTTCATTCAGAGGACCAAACAGAGATACAACAACACACGTTCGTTATCGACAAAGATGAACCTTGCTGACATGCAGACAGAAATCAAACTGAGGCCGCCTTATCAAATTTCCCTGTCGGAACTTGGTTCAGCTAATGGGTTTACACACTTATCTGCAGCAGAGTATAGGGGTACCGGTAAGATATCTGCAGGTAGGTTTCAGACTTCTCTATTTGTATCCTTAAATGAAAAAGACACagagttggttttcttttgatgtttgttttcttcaaaaaaaaaaaaaaaaaaaaggtttttcacTGTGGTGTTCTTCAAGCATAAAATGCCACGATATAACATGTAGTTTAGCTTAGATACCTATTTTGTTCTCTAGTGCTCATCTTTTCAAGGCACTCCTAGAGAGATATGGGCCTATTCAATGGGCAGCTTATTGACggaaaaaatctgcatgaaaataagcaaatgaagAGGAGCACTTAACGAGatcattgtggtttttttttttttccacattctgtGATTTATCACAATTTTGGTAATTTCTGCCCAGTGGGATGCAGTGATGGCCAAAGCTGAGAGCATACTGCTATGAGTTACAACATCTCTTTGGAATTTCACAATCGCAGATACTTCCTGAGAGCTGTGCTAAAAAGTTCTGTCTGAAATAAGTGCTTTATGTGTGATGTCAATAATAGCCATTTTGTATTACTTGTCatattcacttattttttttttttttaaacttcagttgACATCATGTAGGAAGTAAATATGGCGTGATGTGGTTGCTAACTGAGCTAAAAGTTTTCCTAAGATTTCTGACATTAAGTGAATGCTCTGAATCAGTTTGTAACTGGAAAAATTATAAACAGCAAGCATTTGTTTATTGGGAATTCTGCCTGCATCGAAGTTGGCTGTAGGTTTTAACTGTCTGTGATGTGGCAGATGATCAtccagtttattttttcccaccTCACTGCAGCTTGTTTGTACAGAAGCAGTTCTGTTGTCCTCTTTTATTCCATCttggtttctgttctttttcccctttcagttACTTGTaaaattcttcttcctctgaattCCATGCCTCTCTGTTCAGTTATCCATTTCCTTCCTTGAGTTGCTGTAGAACTTACCATCAGAGGGCTGTACGTTATGAAAGGTCTgcactttcctcttccttcagctcTTCCAATTTTAGATCCTATCGAATAGTTGTGTCTTGAATGTGACAGTCTTTTGAGCAAGTCCGCTGACACCTTCATAATTCTTTACAATCGTTAATTCTCTCCGTCCTTGAAAAGAACTTTCTTCAGGTGTTTGCTTCCCAGTCTGTTAACTGGACTTCAGAATTTCCCCTTTGTTCTAAGGACAACGTCTCACAAGAAGATGCGCTCTGTGTAGTGGAACTTCCTGCATATGCTGTCCTGTTAAAAGCAAGGCATGCTATAAGTGAACTGAGTACAAGAAATAAATTGGATAGGAAGTTAGGCACAAATGTTGTTGTGTAGCATGGTGGAATTTAATGTGTTTTGGTTGTGCTGATGAACCATTATCTGTTACTTTCTTCTACCTGGAGTTGGGTATGTATCCAAGGTGTAGTGCTTCAGCCTCTTACCACTATGTGGTTGACCACAGCAATCCTTTTCCTGTACTGAAAGACGTTGTGTGCAGTGAGTAATAGGGCTGGCTATTCATCTGTGAAGCAGGAAGGGCAGATTATGGGTAGGATTTTGTTTCAAACATATATGTAGGCGTTGACAGGAATTAGAAACAGGGTGACAGCATGCTGATATGTGAAATTTTAGGTATTTATTTGGTTAGGATAGATGGATTATTTTCTGAGCCTTTTTTCCAACAAAGGAACAGTTCTCAgattaaaatgcctttttgtcTGGTGGTgtacccatttttttttttcactaagtAAATGTTCTTCCAAGTAACATAGTATCTTATGTCGTGTAAATTTCCTACATTGTTGTCTGAGCTTTGGAGTTTAGTTCAGAATTTCTGGTTTCTTTGAGCCTTGGCTCGCTTAAGAggggtttttattttgatacaGCAGTTATGATCCCTCTAAGATCTGTAGATGTGCTGACTTGCAGGCAGCTAATCTGACACTCCTTCATTCTTATGGTTTTGCCTTcgtttttctgtatttaaatgacttttttttccactgatagTAAAATAGATTTATTAAGCCCTGGGGAGCTTCAGGACGTCAGTAGCACTTTAAAGTTTTTAGGTTTATTTGTTGGTTTTAATAAGAGGGAAACATTATAATTTCACGCTTCTTCAGAGCCCCTCTTGTTTAACTGACAacactgtttgcttttcctccaCATGGTTCCAAAGAGGCATTTTAAACACTGTAACACATGCTGCTTTACAGTAACCTGGTTACACAGTGTGGAGAGCTGCACATGGGTTGTCAGGACTCACCAGAGAGCTGGTTTTATTCACTAGCTAATGAAACACAGGGACTTCAGAGCAAAAGCAGTCACAGAAGCCCTTAGCTCTTTGCTGCACTCTAGATGAGATTGTCTTCTTAGAAAAGAGAAGTTATGAGTCACAGTTAAAGAACGGTTTGGTGTGGAGGTACCGTATCTAACCGTAGCAGAGCAGTTTGTAGTAGTTCCAagttcatagaattgtagaatgacctgggctggaaggaacctcaaggatcatcaagctccaaaaCCCGTACTGCAGGCCAGGCTGTCAACATCTACATCTaataccagaccaggctgcccacggccccatccaacctggccttgaacatttccagggacggggcatccacaacttctctgggcagcctgttccagcacttcaccactctgatagtaaagaacttccccctgatatccaaccttaatcttccctccttcaacttaaaaccatttccccttgtcctaccattGTCTACCCctgtaaagagttgactcccctcctgtttgtaggctccctttaggtactggaaggctgcaatgaggtcaccctgcagccttctcttccccaggctgaacgAGCCCAACTCCCCCTGCCTGTCTTCGtgggggaggtgctccagccccctgatcatcAAGTTCTAGTAGTATTCCCCTAAGTTTGGTATTAAATACTGAATGTAGCACAAGTGAGCTAACAGAACTCGATTGTGCTGTGAGTTATCACAGACTGGTAGTCAGACAGCCCTGTCTGCTTATCAGTGTGAagcagcttttgtcttttttttgttttgttttgtttagtttctgCAACTTCATAAACTGGATGTGTTCAGAGCAGGCAGCCAGGATTGACACCCCTCTCTCCATTAGTGTTGTGGCTCATTAACCTCATTGTTCACATCTTTACACTTGGGTGGTTCGAACAGAGTGATTTAGGCATGGTTCAGCAgtccttctgttttcccagtgtTGCTAAGAGTTTTGCGTagtttttttcatctttgctttctgttattaATTATGGAAAAGGACAGTAATGGCAAACATAGACAACTGTTACGTACTTGTGACTTTAAGATAAGCCCAAAGGAAAgactgttttaatttcagtgtacTTCTAAACACTGTCTGGAAGGCCTGTGTGAGGTTTTAAGGTTGGTAATGAGCTGTAGTTTCAGAACTCTCTAATGTTTCTTCCTTTGGTAGTACTTCctggctgcatttttttttttaaggtagaGGAGTGTAATAGGTTCTGCCTCAGAGTGTTCCAGCTCAGCAAGCAGCTAAATAGGTCTTGATAGTTCTACTAATGCAttaatgttaaagaaaaaggaaggttGTGAGAGGAGCTCCTAAGTGTGTGACCTATTACCTGGCTGCTAATTGTGGACAAATTTTACTAGCAAGTGCATCATTTGCCATTGATTTCCTGGCACATTTAAGCAGCTTTTCAGGACCTCACTGAATAAATTGAATGTACAGAGTTAAAGACTAAATATAGTGAGACAGGCTCATCTTAGATTAATTGAAGGAAAATATGCTTCCCTTCAAACTTTAAAATgttcccttttctttaaaaaaaaaaaaaaaaaaaattaaaatttaaaaagtacatttaatGGTTTGCTTCAGCAGTCTCCTGAACaagaagacactgaaaaatta is part of the Numida meleagris isolate 19003 breed g44 Domestic line chromosome 5, NumMel1.0, whole genome shotgun sequence genome and harbors:
- the SEC22A gene encoding vesicle-trafficking protein SEC22a — protein: MSMILSASVVRVRDGLPLSASTDYDQSTGVQECRKYFKMLSKKLSQLPDRCTLKTGQYNINFISSLGVSYMMLCTENYPSVLAFCFLDELQKEFITTYNMMKTNTAVRPYCFIEFDNFIQRTKQRYNNTRSLSTKMNLADMQTEIKLRPPYQISLSELGSANGFTHLSAAEYRGTGKISAAPHQRLEPVTLPGIVSFVLSLLCGALNLIRGFHAIESLLQNEGEDFSYIIAFFLGTAACLYQCYLFVYYTGWRNAKSFLTFGLICLCNMYLYELRNLWQLFFHVTVGAFSTLQIRLRRPQGKSPDYNV